A region of the Candidatus Marsarchaeota archaeon genome:
GCCGCCGGCATCGTTATCAGCTATCATGACGAGTATGCCCGGGCCAAGGAGCGCAAGGAAGAGGAGGAATCTGGTCCATGTCCCGCGGCTGCGCCTAAGCCTTGTTACCTCAAGCCTGTCGATGGCCCTCCGCCTGAGGTCCACCGGCAACCCATTTAGCTTCTCGTCAATGTCGAACTGGCCCCCAGACATGATTACAGAGCGAACGTAAACAATTTATAGATGCGCACGCAAGCGCAACTGATGGACGATTACGAGATAATCGAGACGCACAGGGTGCCCGGGCAGGAGCATGCGCAGGAATCGTTCGTGGCAAATGCAATGAACTTCAGAGTGCCGACGCACGCCATAATGCTCGTGTCGGTCGAGCTGAAGGCCAACGATATCGTGCAGGTGGGCGAAAAGCGCGTCTACATGTATGGCAAGGACATCGGCGAGATAAAGAAGCTGGAATCAGGCACCGGCATAAAGATAGACACTAGCTACAGCATAAAGTACACCGGCGGCTATTCACGCGACGGCTCAACCATATACATAGACTCGAACTTCCCGAAGACGATAGATGTTGATGGGAAAAAAGTAGACGCGCTCGAGAGCATAGGCAGGCACCACGAACTAACAGAGAAGTGGTTCGTGGACAGCGCCTACGACTACCAATACGCGCACGAGATAGCGAACAGGAGCGAGCGCGCTTACGTCGAGTCTCTTGGCGTGTCGTGGGACGCATACAGCCGGGAGGTGAACAGGCACCTCTCGCTCGTGAGCTCGGCGAAGCTAGCGCGCAGCCCGAAGGACCTCGATACCGTGCCATATATAGCGTCTGACGACACGGCCACGCTGAAGGAGATCAGGGACAGCATGGAGCCGTGAGCGCGGCCATGCGCGGAAGGCTTGAGAAAGCTTTTAATATCTTAATGGACAAAACAATGCTGTACAACGAACAGGTGCTTGTTATAAAGATAAAAGACATAAGGGCTCTGCCCACCACCACTCTGAAATCAAGGCTTGATGAACTCTCTCTTGAGCTAGCGATCGAGAAGAGGAAGGTCGCCTCAACGGGAGTTTCGAGCAAGGTGGTCAAGACCCGCGAGCTGAAGAAGACAATCGCAAGGATAAATACCATCCTTAAAGAGAGAGGTGCGCCTCAGTAATGACCGACATATGCCCAAAGTGCGGACTTCCCAAGGAGCTTTGCGTATGCGACGTCCTTGACAAGGAGGTGGAGGGCAAGATAAAGGTCTACCTGAAGAAGGCCAAGTTCGATAAGATCATGACGATAGTTGAGGGGATCAACCCCGATGAAGTGGAAGACACCACGAAAGACCTCAAGCGCTCTCTCGCGTGCGGCGGTACGTCAAAGGACGGCATGATAGAGCTCCAGGGCAACCATAAGGGCAAGGTCAAGAACGTGCTCATAGGCCTCGGCTACAAGGAGGGCAACATAGACATCGCATGACTATATCCTGACCACTTTCTTTCCTGATTTCTGGGGGATTATCTTCATGTGCGCGCCGGGGAAGCTCCTGGCCAGCTCTTTGCCTTTGCCAAGCCTGTCAAGGAATATCGCGAGAGCCGCGACCTCGGAGTGCGGCTGGTTGCCTATTGCTATGTTGTAAGTCGCGTTGCGGTAATACCATGGCTCCACCTTCTCCGCCCCGACAACCACAAGCAGCGGCTTTCTCGGCGGCATCTTGGGCGCATCTTTTATGTTGATTCCGTACATCGTAAGATGCGCCACAGCACCGCCAGCACGCTTCCATCTCCTAACATACGCTTTGCCGTCTTTCGCGCTCTCCAGGGCGAAGCCCCTGCCGCCCCACCTCTCAAGGACCCCGCGCACAGCCGCGAGCACATGGCTGTCGTCGCCCTCAAGAACGAAGCCGTTCGCTCCGAATGCCCGCGCCACCAGCCCGACGTGCGTCGTTACGCGCTTGTCTCGCTCCGGCCTGTGGCCGATCCTGAGCACGTATACCTTCCCCATAGTGCATCGGTTACTAATCGCATCGGCGCCTTTTAATATGTTCCACGCGAATCGTATTGTCATATCGGCGGTATTATGGCAGTGCTCGGAATAGAGAGCAGCGCGCACACCTTCGGCGCAGGGGTAGTCGAAAACGGAGCCGTGCTCTCGAATGCCAAGGCCATGTACAACATAACGAGCGCAGGAATGATACCCTCTAGGGCGGCGGAGCTCCATTCCAGGAACGCGGCCAAGACTGTGCGCTCGGCAATGAGGCAGGCCGGGTTGGGCTTCGACGATATAAATGCCATAGGCTACACGCGCGGCCCAGGCATAGGCCACTGCCTGCGCGTAGGCATGCTCGCCGCAAAGACTCTTTCAAGCGCTCTCGGCGTGCCTCTCTATCCTATCAACCATGCGCTGGCGCACATAGAGGTGACGCGCCATCTCTCGGGCTTCAAGGATCCGCTTGCGCTTTACGTCAGCGGAGGCAACTCCCAGATCCTTGGCATGGCCAACGACCCCTTCAGGCATTACAGCGTGTACGGAGAGACGTTCGACATAGGCGTCGGCAACATGCTCGACAATTTCGCGAGGGCGGCGCACCTCAACCCCTCATGGGGATCCAGCGTGGCCAAGCTGGCCGAGGGCGGGCATTACATACGCATGCCTTACACCGTCAAGGGCATGGATTTCACGTTCACCGGACTGCTGACCAGCGCCGTGAAGATGCTTGCAGGGCACAAGCACAGCGATGTCGCGTTCTCCCTCCAGGAGACTGCATTCGCCATGCTTGTCGAGGCGACTGAGCGCGCGATGCTCCTGACCCGCAGGCGCAGCGTAATAGCGTGCGGCGGAGTGGCGCAGAGCGTGCGCCTCACATCGATGCTGCGCGCCATGGTGGCGCAGCATAAGTCTGAATTCTTCGTGGCCCCGAACGAATACAATGCAGACAACGGCGCCATGATTGCGCTTGTGGCCGAGAAGATGCACAAGGCCCATGCGATTGTTCATGCGCGGGAGCTCAACATAATGCAGAGGTTCAGGGTGGACTCTGCGAGGGTGTGGTGGTAAGATGCGGAAACTGGCAGAGGGCGCAGAGGCTGACGTATACGAAGGCTCATTCATAGGCATGGACGTGATCGTGAAGCGCAGGCGCCGGAAGCCATACATTGCGGCAGAACTCGAAGAGGACCTGCGCCTTCGCCGCACCAAGAACGAGGCCCGCATAATCGGCGTGGCGAGCGAGCGCGGCATAAGCGTGCCGCCAGTGCTGATGGTGGGACTAGACGCGATATACATGGGCCGCGTAGACGGCGAGCCCCTGTCGTCATACATCGCGCATGCTGGCAGAGGCGCACGCCAACGCATTTTTGCATCGGCAGGCGCTGCCCTAATGGAGATGCACAGGCTTGGCATAGCACATGGCGACTACACGCCCGCCAACATGCTGGTTGACAGAGCCCGCAGGCTTTGGATCATAGACTTCGGCCTTGCAGCGCAGTCCGCTTCGACAGAGGACAAGGCACTCGACGTTCTCCTGCTCAAGCGCGCCGTAAGTGCAATCGATTACGACGCCTTCGTCAAAGCCTACTCAAGGCATAATGGCGCTGCGCAGGTTCTGCGCAAACTCGCAGATATAGAACGCCGCGGCAGGTACCAGGCTAGGTCGCTTGCCGAATCCGAAGAACCGCAAGGCAGCGATTGAACTTTGCGCGCATTTTACGCCAGTCCGTACCGGCGCGACTATACGGCCGTTCGCCATGCCTGCGGCCTTGTATCTGGCCTGCATCCGTGCATGACTAGAATCTGCCCGCATTGGGGAAATCTAGCGCAGCCACCTGCTCCGTGGGCTTGAACTCCTCGGTCTCAATGAACCGCATCGTGCGCGTCGACACCACCAATGTTGCGAACGACGCGAAGCTTATTAACGCTATTACCAGCGCGTAGAGCGTGCTGCTGTTCAGGTACAGGTAAGAGAAGAACAGTACGCCGACCAAGCTTGCGCCTAGGCTTGCCCCGAAGCCTGACTTAGCCCTAGCCAGAAGCAGCGCGCCAGCAACGAGCTCGAAGAACGCAACTGCCACGCCGAGCAGCCCGAGAGCGTAGCTCGTCTGCATATGCCCGATGAATGTGAAAAAGCCGACGCTGTTCGCATAGTTTATTATGTAGGCAATCTGGTCGCCTGCCATGTACAGGAAAGCGACGAACGCCAATGCCAGCAGGCCGCCTCCTGACAGCGCTGCCACGCCATAACCAAGCAATTCCTGCGTAGCGCTCTTTGTCACTTCGTCTATGTCCTCAAGGCAGTAATACCTGCCGGCATGCTCCACTATGTCCTCGAAGCAGAACGGCCTGTGGCAGTAGTCGCACACCGCATAAGCAGGCCTCCAAGGATGCCATGCGCACACGAGCCCTATGGCTGCCTCTTTGCTTTCTATCTGCGCCCTTGTTTCCTTGGCCGGCCTGTGCCCGTACGTTTCCGCGCCTGTTGTCTCGAGCGCCTCCTCGACCTGCGCGTACGAGCCCGCAGGCGCAACCACCTCCCTCTCAGGCTGGATCTTGATGACGTTCGGCGTGCCGGATTGCTTGGGCTGTACCGCAACCACCCTTCTCTGCGCCGGCTTCGCGTTGGCAGATGCTTCCTTCTCGGCCTCCCTGAGCTTGAAGATTAGCAAATCATCCGGCGCTACCGCCATCTCACATCATCTTTCTGGACCTTGCGATCGCCTGCCTCTTCTTCATCTCGAATATACCCCTGTGCTTGGCGCAGCTTATGCAGTAGTATATCTTCCTCCTCTCGAAGAATCGCACGTCGTTGACGGTCTTGGTATCGGTGCTGAAGCTTATGGCCTTCTCGATCGATACCGCCTTGCTGCGCGGCACCTTCCTTCCACATGACTCGCAAATCACAATAGATTCCTTTCCTCTCAATCTAACACCGTTGCAATATTCTCAAAGAAGGCATAAAAACCTACATATTCCCTAGCAGCGAGTGCGAGCCGCACGGTATTTAAATTCTAAAGGATAAATGCATACCGTGAAAGTTTATCTTATAGCGGCTGATGCCGACCTTGGCATAACGGTCTCAAACTTCATAAACGGCAGCGGCAGCAGCTGCATAATGTCGCAGCTCAAGACCGGCGATTACAAGCAGCAGCTTCTGGAGCTCGCTGACAACGTGAAGGACTTCGAGATGTGCGTGGTGGCCTCAACGCAGCCGACGCTCATGGTCATAGAGTCGAACAAGATGTCAGGCGTGCGCGCGATCGAGTGCAGGAGCAGCACAGATGTCAGCGAGGCGCTAAGCGCTGGCGCCAACGTCCTTATTTTCAGCCCGGCGGTGCTGGAGCGAGACACGCTGGAATTGCTGGGGCCGATGGTGGGCGTGCGTTCGCAGCAGAGGCGCCTTGCGCCTCAGCCCAGGCCAGTGCAGCAGAGGCCGCAGCAACGCCAACAGCAGCAGCGCCAGCAGGCACCACAGCGCGCTCCGGAGCCAGAACAGTACGAAGACGATCGGACGCCGCTCTGGGACAGGAAGAAAGGCTTAACGAAGAACATAAAGAACATATTCGGCGTGGAGTAATAGCATGCTGGCGGATTGCGAGAAGGCCATAAAGTTCACGCTGCCTGCAGTGCGCATTGCCGTCGCATTCTCATTGTTGAATGAACACGGGTTTCGGCAGGCCGATGTCGCGCATGCG
Encoded here:
- the rpmC gene encoding 50S ribosomal protein L29, encoding MDKTMLYNEQVLVIKIKDIRALPTTTLKSRLDELSLELAIEKRKVASTGVSSKVVKTRELKKTIARINTILKERGAPQ
- the yciH gene encoding stress response translation initiation inhibitor YciH; the protein is MTDICPKCGLPKELCVCDVLDKEVEGKIKVYLKKAKFDKIMTIVEGINPDEVEDTTKDLKRSLACGGTSKDGMIELQGNHKGKVKNVLIGLGYKEGNIDIA
- a CDS encoding tRNA methyltransferase gives rise to the protein MGKVYVLRIGHRPERDKRVTTHVGLVARAFGANGFVLEGDDSHVLAAVRGVLERWGGRGFALESAKDGKAYVRRWKRAGGAVAHLTMYGINIKDAPKMPPRKPLLVVVGAEKVEPWYYRNATYNIAIGNQPHSEVAALAIFLDRLGKGKELARSFPGAHMKIIPQKSGKKVVRI
- the tsaD gene encoding tRNA (adenosine(37)-N6)-threonylcarbamoyltransferase complex transferase subunit TsaD gives rise to the protein MAVLGIESSAHTFGAGVVENGAVLSNAKAMYNITSAGMIPSRAAELHSRNAAKTVRSAMRQAGLGFDDINAIGYTRGPGIGHCLRVGMLAAKTLSSALGVPLYPINHALAHIEVTRHLSGFKDPLALYVSGGNSQILGMANDPFRHYSVYGETFDIGVGNMLDNFARAAHLNPSWGSSVAKLAEGGHYIRMPYTVKGMDFTFTGLLTSAVKMLAGHKHSDVAFSLQETAFAMLVEATERAMLLTRRRSVIACGGVAQSVRLTSMLRAMVAQHKSEFFVAPNEYNADNGAMIALVAEKMHKAHAIVHARELNIMQRFRVDSARVWW
- a CDS encoding Kae1-associated serine/threonine protein kinase; amino-acid sequence: MRKLAEGAEADVYEGSFIGMDVIVKRRRRKPYIAAELEEDLRLRRTKNEARIIGVASERGISVPPVLMVGLDAIYMGRVDGEPLSSYIAHAGRGARQRIFASAGAALMEMHRLGIAHGDYTPANMLVDRARRLWIIDFGLAAQSASTEDKALDVLLLKRAVSAIDYDAFVKAYSRHNGAAQVLRKLADIERRGRYQARSLAESEEPQGSD